One genomic window of Camelina sativa cultivar DH55 chromosome 5, Cs, whole genome shotgun sequence includes the following:
- the LOC104786955 gene encoding uncharacterized protein LOC104786955 isoform X1: MYSEAQAVLSSSCSLHPPLVFSTSFMALVYALSHFSLFQRFFFVSEESFFFGLFLKRLKLCFHVCLAGNIVFFLFDELTGHICHALWEAKRGVFQGTYSMVLA, encoded by the exons ATGTACTCGGAGGCCCAAGCCGTTCTTTCGTCATCTTGTTCCCTTCATCCTCCACTGGTCTTCTCAACATCGTTTATGGCTCTTGTCTATGCTCTCTCGCATTTTTCCCTCTTTCAGCgattcttcttcgtctccg AAGAATCATTTTTCTTCGGATTGTTCTTGAAAAGGTTAAAGCTTTGTTTTCACG TCTGCTTGGCAGGGAATATtgtgttctttttgtttgatgaacTCACAGGACACATATGTCATGCACTTTGGGAGGCTAAGCGTGGCGTTTTCCAAGGTACATATAGTATGGTATTAGCATGA
- the LOC104786955 gene encoding uncharacterized protein LOC104786955 isoform X2 — MYSEAQAVLSSSCSLHPPLVFSTSFMALVYALSHFSLFQRFFFVSEESFFFGLFLKRLKLCFHGNIVFFLFDELTGHICHALWEAKRGVFQGTYSMVLA, encoded by the exons ATGTACTCGGAGGCCCAAGCCGTTCTTTCGTCATCTTGTTCCCTTCATCCTCCACTGGTCTTCTCAACATCGTTTATGGCTCTTGTCTATGCTCTCTCGCATTTTTCCCTCTTTCAGCgattcttcttcgtctccg AAGAATCATTTTTCTTCGGATTGTTCTTGAAAAGGTTAAAGCTTTGTTTTCACG GGAATATtgtgttctttttgtttgatgaacTCACAGGACACATATGTCATGCACTTTGGGAGGCTAAGCGTGGCGTTTTCCAAGGTACATATAGTATGGTATTAGCATGA
- the LOC104789273 gene encoding F-box protein At3g61340-like: MEHIPFDLVIEILLKLPAKSIARFSCVSKLWGSTFRTPDFTESFFTISSSSHPKILITCKLDHKTFFFSSPQPQNLSCPTTITANFHSSFPMNCPSDNCRPVRGFVYGNTQWILDATDGPVQLICNPSTGQFLTLSKVKKGFCVEKSCLGYDPIDKQLKVLCMAYPSSHHILTLGTGKSLSWRMIKCDIPHYGAGVGPSDYGHVYDGICINGVLYYLAVLSECFLRFRDIVCFDVRSEKFSYIERDQDMEGKLESTDGELVESVLVNCKGKLAMLQRNYSSKDLYTGIKMWVLEDAEKHQWSRHTYVLPSPWLYSFAWTKIRIAGMTSRGEIVFSPLYNYDGFFIVLYNPKRNTIARVEIQGMEAYKKGEAYVFLDHGEDLNLMASIN; the protein is encoded by the coding sequence ATGGAACACATCCCATTCGATCTCGTTATCGAGATACTCTTGAAACTGCCGGCAAAGTCTATAGCGAGATTTAGCTGCGTATCGAAGCTATGGGGTTCCACATTCCGCACTCCAGATTTCACTGAATCCTTCTTCACCATATCTTCTTCGTCTCACCCGAAGATTTTGATCACTTGTAAATTAGACCACAAAACGTTCTTCTTCTCATCGCCACAGCCTCAAAACCTGTCGTGTCCTACTACTATAACCGCCAATTTTCATTCGAGCTTCCCAATGAATTGTCCCTCGGACAATTGTCGTCCTGTTCGGGGCTTCGTATACGGTAATACTCAATGGATTCTTGATGCAACGGATGGTCCTGTGCAATtgatatgtaaccctagcacAGGACAGTTCTTAACCTTATCTAAAGTGAAAAAGGGTTTTTGTGTAGAGAAAAGCTGTTTAGGGTATGATCCAATTGACAAACAACTCAAAGTATTGTGCATGGCTTACCCCTCTTCCCATCATATTCTAACATTAGGAACTGGGAAAAGTTTGTCATGGAGAATGATCAAATGTGATATACCACATTATGGTGCTGGTGTTGGTCCTAGTGATTACGGTCATGTATATGAtgggatatgcatcaatggtgtGTTGTACTATTTAGCTGTTCTCTCTGAGTGCTTTTTAAGGTTCCGTGacatagtttgctttgatgttagatCTGAGAAGTTCTCTTATATCGAGAGAGATCAAGACATGGAAGGAAAGCTTGAATCAACTGATGGTGAACTTGTTGAATCAGTTCTGGTCAACTGCAAGGGTAAATTAGCTATGCTTCAGCGCAACTATTCTAGTAAAGATTTATATACCGGTATCAAAATGTGGGTTCTAGAAGACGCCGAGAAGCATCAATGGTCGAGGCATACCTACGTTTTGCCTTCTCCTTGGTTGTATTCATTTGCATGGACTAAGATACGCATTGCTGGAATGACTAGCAGGGGTGAAATTGTGTTCTCGCCCCTCTATAATTACGATGGTTTCTTCATTGTCTTGTACAATCCTAAAAGGAACACTATCGCTAGAGTTGAAATCCAAGGAATGGAAGCTTACAAGAAGGGTGAAGCTTACGTCTTTTTAGACCATGGAGAGGATCTGAATCTTATGGCAAGTATTAATTAA